One genomic window of Prochlorococcus marinus str. NATL2A includes the following:
- the bchI gene encoding magnesium chelatase ATPase subunit I — protein MSSTRKRRVFPFTSVIGQEEMKLALLLNVIDPRIGGVMIMGDRGTGKSTTIRALADLLPAIEVVEGDPYNSSLEDPDLQSNDVRERIDSGSDIQKGEKQVPMIDLPLGATEDRLCGTIDIEKALSEGVRAFEPGLLAKANRGLLYVDEVNLLDDHLVDVLLDSAASGWNTVEREGISVRHPARFVLIGSGNPEEGELRPQLLDRFGMSVEVRTVREAKLRVQVVDQRTAFDNDPESFSDSVQEKQESLQQKVVDAQNILNEVFIEEDLRLRISAVCGELDVDGLRGDIVTNRAARALAAFEGRKEVTEEDIARVVSTALRHRLRKDPLEQVDSGDRVIKAFCKVFERNESDDVSEFELATAN, from the coding sequence GTGAGTTCAACAAGAAAACGCAGAGTTTTTCCATTCACTTCAGTGATTGGACAAGAGGAAATGAAGCTAGCGCTTCTCTTAAATGTAATTGACCCTAGAATTGGCGGAGTAATGATAATGGGTGATAGAGGCACAGGCAAGTCCACAACCATAAGAGCACTTGCAGATCTATTACCTGCAATTGAAGTCGTTGAAGGAGATCCCTACAACAGCTCTCTTGAGGATCCAGACCTTCAAAGCAATGATGTCAGAGAGAGAATAGACAGTGGTAGTGACATTCAAAAAGGTGAAAAACAAGTTCCGATGATTGATCTACCCTTAGGTGCCACTGAGGATAGACTTTGCGGAACTATTGATATTGAAAAGGCCCTTAGTGAGGGAGTTAGAGCTTTTGAGCCAGGACTACTAGCCAAAGCAAACAGAGGGTTGCTTTATGTTGATGAAGTCAACTTGCTAGATGATCACCTTGTTGACGTACTTTTAGACTCTGCTGCATCAGGCTGGAATACAGTTGAACGAGAAGGTATTTCGGTTCGACATCCTGCAAGGTTTGTACTTATTGGTTCAGGAAATCCTGAGGAAGGAGAGTTAAGGCCTCAGTTACTTGATCGTTTTGGGATGAGTGTAGAGGTAAGAACAGTAAGGGAGGCAAAACTACGAGTTCAAGTTGTTGATCAACGTACAGCTTTTGATAATGATCCTGAATCTTTTAGCGATTCAGTTCAAGAGAAACAAGAATCACTTCAACAAAAGGTTGTTGATGCTCAAAATATACTTAACGAGGTTTTTATCGAGGAAGATCTCAGATTAAGGATTTCAGCAGTTTGTGGTGAACTTGATGTTGATGGACTTAGAGGAGATATCGTAACAAATAGAGCAGCTAGAGCCCTTGCTGCCTTTGAAGGGAGAAAAGAAGTAACCGAAGAAGATATTGCTCGTGTCGTGTCGACAGCTTTAAGGCATAGGCTTCGAAAAGATCCTCTTGAACAAGTTGATTCTGGAGATAGAGTAATAAAAGCTTTTTGCAAAGTATTTGAAAGGAATGAAAGTGATGATGTATCTGAATTCGAACTAGCCACAGCTAACTAA
- a CDS encoding c-type cytochrome, with protein MNLPSSKALIKENQEISSWRIFLLTSATLILLIFFWRMGDFKQDPFITETLSIQGDSLSGSKLFKINCVGCHGISAQGFVGPDLHEATQEMSDKKIINQVIRGLTPPMPSFEIEPQSMADLLEYMHSLN; from the coding sequence GTGAATCTTCCGTCATCAAAAGCATTAATTAAGGAGAACCAAGAAATTAGCTCTTGGAGAATATTTTTATTAACTTCTGCCACTCTAATCCTATTAATTTTTTTTTGGAGAATGGGGGATTTCAAGCAAGATCCTTTCATAACTGAAACTTTATCTATTCAAGGTGACTCTTTGTCAGGAAGTAAATTATTCAAAATCAATTGTGTCGGTTGCCATGGGATCTCAGCTCAAGGTTTTGTAGGGCCCGACCTCCATGAAGCGACTCAAGAAATGAGTGATAAAAAGATTATTAATCAAGTTATTCGAGGATTGACTCCACCAATGCCAAGTTTTGAAATCGAACCTCAATCAATGGCTGATCTGCTGGAGTATATGCATTCACTCAATTAA
- the hisH gene encoding imidazole glycerol phosphate synthase subunit HisH, with product MTKIGLIDYGMGNLFSVQQAFKRFNQPLDIISDIKTLQSCDALILPGVGAFDPAMMNLRKTELVPSIIDWVNNGKPLFGICLGLQLLFEASDEGTSEGLGVIKGHIRRLPQEKDERIPHIGWSPIYKTNECPILENYPGSNWMYFVHSYSACPLEPKHTVAVTKFGKTDVSSMVWHKNTGACQFHPEKSGVAGQKIIFNWINWLKKNKF from the coding sequence TTGACAAAAATTGGATTAATAGATTATGGAATGGGTAATCTTTTTTCCGTTCAACAAGCATTTAAAAGGTTTAATCAGCCTTTAGATATTATTTCTGATATCAAAACACTTCAGTCTTGTGATGCTTTAATTCTTCCAGGAGTTGGTGCTTTTGATCCCGCAATGATGAATTTAAGAAAAACTGAACTAGTACCTTCAATAATTGACTGGGTAAATAATGGTAAACCACTTTTTGGAATTTGTTTAGGATTACAGCTTTTATTTGAGGCTAGTGATGAAGGGACTTCAGAAGGATTAGGAGTTATCAAAGGTCATATTCGCAGATTACCTCAAGAAAAAGACGAAAGGATTCCGCATATTGGTTGGTCTCCAATATATAAAACAAATGAATGTCCTATTCTAGAAAATTATCCTGGTTCTAATTGGATGTATTTCGTCCATTCCTACTCAGCATGTCCTTTAGAACCAAAACATACCGTAGCTGTAACAAAATTTGGTAAAACTGATGTCTCATCTATGGTCTGGCATAAAAATACTGGTGCCTGTCAGTTTCATCCCGAAAAGTCAGGAGTCGCAGGACAAAAAATTATTTTTAATTGGATTAATTGGTTAAAAAAAAACAAATTTTAG
- the rsmD gene encoding 16S rRNA (guanine(966)-N(2))-methyltransferase RsmD, with translation MSGKRIESPLSQKTRPTSSKVREALINILGNKLRGASWLDLCSGSGAMACEALQKGVKRVLAIEKQRETAKICKKNLIDVSNTMDQSIHIEVICNELISFLKKGPKSQKIQFVKNCQNPEKFAEKFDFVFLDPPYESEVYEITQELLLSKEWIKESTTLICECSSKSIPRIHNGWKLNKEKFYGSTSLIFLIPNQA, from the coding sequence ATGTCTGGGAAAAGGATAGAAAGTCCTTTAAGCCAAAAGACAAGACCAACCTCCTCAAAAGTAAGAGAGGCACTAATAAATATTCTTGGGAACAAGCTTAGAGGAGCAAGTTGGCTAGATCTTTGCAGTGGAAGTGGAGCAATGGCATGTGAGGCTCTGCAAAAAGGAGTAAAGAGGGTTCTTGCAATTGAAAAGCAGAGGGAAACTGCAAAAATATGCAAAAAAAACCTTATTGATGTATCAAATACTATGGATCAATCAATACATATTGAAGTCATTTGCAATGAATTGATCTCATTTCTCAAAAAAGGACCAAAAAGTCAAAAAATTCAGTTTGTTAAAAATTGCCAAAATCCTGAAAAATTTGCTGAAAAATTTGATTTTGTTTTTCTAGATCCTCCATACGAATCTGAAGTATATGAAATTACTCAAGAACTTTTATTATCTAAAGAATGGATTAAAGAATCAACTACTTTGATATGCGAATGCTCGTCAAAATCAATACCAAGAATACATAATGGGTGGAAATTAAATAAAGAGAAATTTTATGGAAGCACCTCTCTCATTTTTCTTATTCCCAATCAGGCATAG
- a CDS encoding SufE family protein, translating to MTEIKEKSFINTYGSDSLDNLIERLQSTSDSKRRYEYILWLGKSLPLLDEDLHLVTTQVKGCISEVYVLGILLNGKIHWKGYSDALITKGLLAFLIKGLNDLTPFEVLSIDEKFIEMTGLSKSLTPSRANGFLNIFLKMKEQAKNLSIPSSDNE from the coding sequence GTGACTGAAATCAAAGAAAAATCTTTCATCAATACTTATGGGAGTGATTCATTAGACAATCTTATAGAGCGTCTACAATCGACTTCAGATTCCAAAAGACGTTACGAATATATTTTATGGCTAGGAAAAAGTTTGCCATTGCTAGATGAAGATCTTCACCTGGTAACCACTCAAGTAAAAGGATGTATTTCAGAAGTATATGTTCTTGGAATTCTTTTGAATGGAAAAATCCATTGGAAAGGATATTCAGACGCCCTTATAACTAAAGGGTTGCTAGCTTTTCTAATAAAAGGTCTGAATGATCTAACACCTTTTGAAGTACTCTCTATAGATGAGAAATTTATTGAGATGACAGGATTAAGTAAAAGCTTAACGCCATCAAGAGCAAACGGTTTTCTTAACATATTCCTAAAGATGAAAGAGCAAGCCAAAAACCTCTCAATACCTAGCTCTGACAATGAATAA
- the ruvC gene encoding crossover junction endodeoxyribonuclease RuvC, giving the protein MRIIGIDPGLARVGYGIIDEIEGKKIMIDCGIIETKSTQKEEERLVEISNDLSSIIKKWNPNSAAVEKFFFYRSSTTISVVQARGVIMMTLGKYKLPIQEFPPMQIKLAVTGYGHSDKNDVLNSVMHELNVTSPPKPDDAADALAIALTGIYLK; this is encoded by the coding sequence GTGAGAATAATAGGAATTGATCCAGGGTTAGCAAGGGTAGGTTACGGAATTATTGATGAAATAGAAGGGAAAAAAATAATGATTGATTGCGGAATTATAGAGACAAAATCAACACAAAAAGAAGAAGAAAGACTTGTAGAAATTTCAAATGATTTAAGCTCGATAATAAAAAAATGGAATCCTAATTCTGCAGCGGTAGAAAAGTTTTTTTTCTACCGCTCTAGCACAACGATTAGTGTTGTTCAGGCTCGCGGAGTGATAATGATGACTTTAGGAAAGTACAAGCTTCCGATTCAAGAATTCCCCCCAATGCAAATCAAACTTGCTGTTACTGGTTATGGTCATTCCGACAAGAATGATGTTTTAAATTCTGTTATGCATGAACTCAATGTCACTTCACCGCCAAAGCCAGATGATGCCGCAGATGCTCTAGCAATAGCACTTACGGGAATTTATCTTAAATAA
- a CDS encoding ABC transporter permease translates to MSTKKALFKYILSRLTLLPIMLWIISSLVFILLRIAPGDPVDAILGTRANEFARESLRIKLGLDKPLINQYIEYLNQLIHGNLGISLNTQEPVKVIISKALPASLELAIFSILIASLLGYLIGFLGAVKPESKIDFSGRIFGIGTYALPPFWAAMLIQIIFAVFLGWLPIGGRLPPGAIPPPPITGFLLLDSILDKNVEIIFNSIQHLILPSVTLGILLSGIFSRALRLNLEEILKKDYIEAAKSRGINNSRVLVKHALPNTLLPILTITGLTVSSLVGGALLIEITFSWPGIALGLQEAINQRDYPVVQGIVVVISSLVVMISVCIDIAIAYIDPRVSY, encoded by the coding sequence TTGTCAACTAAAAAGGCCCTTTTCAAATATATCCTTTCAAGATTAACTCTATTGCCAATAATGCTTTGGATCATTTCGAGCTTAGTTTTTATATTGTTAAGAATTGCCCCAGGCGATCCGGTAGATGCAATTCTAGGCACTCGAGCGAATGAATTTGCAAGGGAAAGCCTAAGAATTAAACTTGGATTAGATAAACCTCTAATTAATCAATATATTGAATATTTAAATCAATTAATTCATGGAAATTTAGGAATCTCATTAAACACACAAGAACCTGTAAAAGTAATTATTTCAAAGGCTCTTCCAGCAAGTTTGGAATTAGCTATATTTTCAATATTAATAGCATCATTATTAGGTTATTTAATTGGTTTTTTAGGAGCAGTTAAGCCAGAAAGCAAAATAGATTTTTCAGGAAGGATTTTTGGCATTGGTACCTATGCTCTCCCCCCTTTCTGGGCAGCAATGTTAATTCAAATTATCTTCGCTGTTTTTTTAGGTTGGTTACCCATTGGTGGAAGATTACCTCCTGGAGCTATCCCTCCGCCCCCAATCACTGGTTTCTTACTTTTAGATAGTATTTTAGATAAAAACGTTGAAATCATTTTTAATTCTATTCAACATTTAATATTACCCTCCGTCACTCTAGGGATCTTATTAAGCGGAATATTTAGTCGAGCATTAAGATTAAATCTAGAAGAAATTTTAAAAAAAGATTACATTGAAGCCGCCAAAAGTAGAGGTATAAATAACTCCAGAGTATTAGTTAAACATGCCTTACCAAATACTCTTCTCCCAATATTGACAATTACTGGCTTAACAGTTTCTTCTTTAGTTGGTGGAGCACTTTTAATTGAAATAACATTCTCATGGCCTGGAATAGCTCTTGGACTTCAAGAAGCTATAAATCAAAGAGATTATCCTGTTGTACAAGGAATAGTTGTTGTAATATCTAGCCTTGTTGTAATGATTAGTGTTTGTATAGATATCGCTATTGCATATATTGATCCAAGGGTTAGTTACTGA
- a CDS encoding homoserine dehydrogenase, with amino-acid sequence MKKVGIGLLGLGTVGQGVANIISQPKDRHPLVGELELVSVAVRNLKKKRDVSIPDSILTTNPTEIINNPNIQIVVEVMGGIEPARSLIIQAIRAGKSVVTANKAVIARHGEEISNEAKAAGVYVLIEAAVGGGIPIIEPLKQSLGGNQITKVSGIINGTTNYILSRMDKEGVNYAEVLKDAQILGYAESDPAADVEGSDAADKIAILSGLAFGGAINRANIPTTGINLLEDIDVNYARKLGYGIKLLAISEKGETQPTSEDSQPLSVWVEPTLVPEDNPLAGVNGVNNAILVEGNPIGQVMFFGPGAGSGPTASAVVADILNIAGIQSMSEDKIFNLDPLLSAKGWRSCHVAEKEQITKKNYIRLIAEDSPGVIGEIGTIFGKKKISIESIVQFDAKDKKAEIVVITHKINQGQLEEALLDIENLPQVKRIASQMGCL; translated from the coding sequence ATGAAAAAAGTTGGTATCGGTTTACTTGGCCTAGGAACTGTTGGCCAGGGTGTCGCAAATATAATAAGCCAACCAAAAGATAGGCATCCTTTGGTTGGAGAACTTGAGCTTGTAAGTGTCGCGGTAAGAAATCTCAAAAAGAAAAGAGATGTATCCATCCCAGATTCAATACTTACAACGAACCCAACTGAAATAATAAATAATCCCAATATTCAAATAGTTGTTGAAGTAATGGGCGGTATAGAGCCAGCTAGATCATTAATTATCCAAGCGATAAGAGCAGGAAAATCTGTTGTTACTGCTAATAAAGCAGTAATTGCAAGACATGGTGAAGAGATTTCAAATGAAGCAAAAGCCGCTGGGGTTTATGTCCTCATTGAAGCAGCAGTTGGAGGGGGGATTCCAATAATTGAGCCTTTAAAACAATCTCTAGGAGGAAATCAGATAACAAAAGTAAGCGGAATAATAAATGGAACAACTAATTACATACTCTCCAGAATGGATAAAGAAGGAGTTAATTATGCTGAAGTTTTAAAAGATGCCCAAATCCTTGGTTATGCAGAAAGTGATCCTGCCGCTGATGTAGAGGGATCAGACGCAGCTGACAAAATCGCAATTCTTAGTGGCCTTGCTTTTGGTGGAGCAATTAATAGAGCTAACATACCAACAACCGGAATAAACCTACTAGAGGATATAGATGTTAACTACGCCAGGAAGTTAGGGTATGGAATCAAGCTTTTAGCAATATCCGAGAAAGGAGAAACTCAACCAACCAGTGAAGACAGTCAACCACTTTCCGTATGGGTTGAGCCAACTTTAGTACCTGAAGACAATCCATTAGCAGGCGTAAATGGAGTTAACAATGCAATCCTTGTAGAAGGTAATCCCATTGGCCAAGTAATGTTTTTCGGACCAGGTGCAGGTTCCGGCCCAACTGCATCAGCTGTTGTTGCAGACATACTTAACATTGCAGGTATTCAGTCTATGAGTGAAGATAAAATCTTTAACTTAGACCCTCTTCTATCAGCGAAAGGTTGGAGAAGTTGTCATGTAGCAGAAAAGGAACAAATAACTAAAAAGAATTATATACGGCTTATTGCAGAGGATAGTCCAGGGGTAATTGGAGAAATCGGGACTATTTTTGGAAAGAAGAAAATATCCATTGAATCAATTGTGCAATTTGATGCAAAGGATAAAAAAGCAGAGATAGTAGTTATTACTCACAAAATTAATCAAGGTCAACTTGAAGAGGCTCTTTTAGATATAGAAAACTTGCCACAAGTCAAGAGAATTGCATCACAGATGGGTTGCCTTTAG
- a CDS encoding serine hydrolase, with protein MKRHLKVIANIFLTSIALSILLGSFLRIFGPINQSHRINKGINITRKSRRSVKKELLTRKSNLLSLYNDKLENFESLEKLINKWENHIIKNPGLDVSAFFISLDDQVYAEIKSDIKLSAASSIKVPILIILLRMLEKKEIIWNEKLILSEDVIGGGSGWMAYQEIGEIFPVYEVASEMIRVSDNTATNLLIKRLGGIKIVNQKFKEIGLNNTQINNYLPDLDGTNLTSTKDLSLAMALVDNGYLLNVSSRDIFREIMRKSKTNTLIPSGILRGLGKESKDIDYHLSLKGYLVHNKTGDIGISYSDTALIQTPNNSRAFASFIVEGPFNDPRSTELIRNLSAELVPFLRQDQKSSNPN; from the coding sequence GTGAAAAGACACCTGAAAGTAATAGCAAATATATTCCTAACAAGCATAGCCTTATCAATTTTACTTGGTAGTTTTCTAAGAATTTTTGGTCCCATTAATCAAAGCCATAGAATAAACAAAGGAATCAATATAACAAGGAAATCCAGAAGGTCAGTTAAAAAAGAATTACTAACTAGAAAATCCAATTTATTATCACTCTACAATGATAAATTAGAAAATTTTGAAAGCCTGGAAAAATTAATTAATAAATGGGAAAACCATATAATCAAAAACCCAGGTTTAGATGTTAGTGCTTTTTTTATATCATTAGATGACCAAGTCTATGCAGAAATAAAATCTGACATAAAGCTTTCTGCAGCAAGCAGTATTAAGGTACCTATTCTAATTATTTTACTTAGAATGCTAGAGAAAAAAGAAATAATTTGGAATGAAAAGTTGATACTTTCAGAAGATGTAATCGGTGGCGGCTCAGGCTGGATGGCATATCAAGAAATTGGTGAGATTTTCCCCGTTTATGAAGTAGCATCAGAAATGATTAGAGTTAGCGATAATACAGCAACAAATTTACTAATAAAACGTTTGGGAGGTATCAAAATAGTGAATCAAAAATTTAAAGAAATTGGGCTGAATAATACACAAATAAATAACTATCTTCCTGATCTAGATGGAACGAATCTCACATCAACGAAGGATCTATCTTTAGCAATGGCTCTTGTTGATAATGGTTATCTACTTAATGTTAGTTCGAGAGATATTTTCAGAGAAATAATGCGCAAATCAAAAACAAATACATTAATACCCTCAGGAATTTTAAGAGGTCTTGGGAAAGAATCCAAAGACATAGACTATCATCTTTCATTAAAAGGTTATCTAGTTCACAACAAAACTGGTGATATTGGAATCTCATATTCAGATACTGCTCTAATTCAAACTCCTAATAATTCAAGAGCCTTCGCAAGTTTTATAGTTGAAGGTCCATTTAATGATCCAAGATCAACTGAGTTGATAAGAAATTTGTCGGCAGAGTTAGTTCCTTTTCTAAGGCAAGATCAAAAATCAAGTAATCCAAATTAG
- a CDS encoding RNA methyltransferase — protein sequence MAINKTLKVILVEPAGPINVGSVARLCENFSVHELRLVSPKCDYLAQEAKKMAVRGLKILEKAKVYEDLNSALSDCSRIIATCGRKEHGEIPLNSNKDALSWGLKSEREDTIALVFGREDRGLSNEELLKANKVISLNTSEDYPSLNLSHAVAIVLHQFNQLNDLDLLKRHTKISSPANLIKLEDCINDAGSLLLDIGFLMKHTYKAKMTKIKQLLLRGEIKDDEVALIRGIISQARWKIKNKSD from the coding sequence GTGGCTATAAATAAAACTCTAAAAGTAATACTTGTCGAGCCAGCGGGGCCAATCAATGTTGGGAGTGTTGCAAGACTCTGTGAAAACTTTAGTGTTCATGAATTACGACTAGTTTCACCTAAATGCGATTATTTAGCTCAAGAAGCAAAAAAGATGGCTGTAAGAGGATTGAAGATCTTAGAGAAAGCAAAAGTGTATGAAGATCTAAATTCAGCACTTTCAGACTGTTCAAGAATTATTGCCACTTGCGGTAGAAAAGAACATGGAGAAATCCCTCTTAATTCAAATAAAGATGCTTTGAGCTGGGGTCTTAAATCAGAAAGAGAAGATACAATAGCTTTAGTTTTTGGAAGAGAAGACAGAGGTTTATCTAACGAGGAGCTTTTAAAAGCAAATAAAGTGATTAGTCTTAATACCAGCGAGGATTATCCATCATTAAATCTTTCACATGCAGTCGCAATTGTTCTTCATCAATTCAACCAATTGAATGATCTTGATTTATTAAAACGCCATACTAAAATAAGCTCTCCTGCTAATTTAATTAAATTAGAAGATTGTATTAATGACGCAGGTAGTCTTTTGCTTGATATTGGTTTCTTGATGAAACATACCTACAAAGCTAAAATGACGAAGATCAAACAATTACTCTTAAGAGGTGAGATAAAAGATGATGAAGTTGCACTAATTAGAGGTATAATTAGCCAAGCGAGATGGAAGATTAAAAATAAAAGTGATTAA
- a CDS encoding 5-formyltetrahydrofolate cyclo-ligase: MKNFYDDIKSTKKSLRNEYNLIRNSNSSVVYEKVKLNVKSALKILLNKYHVEGKYIGIYWPLKGEVDIRFIKEINSLKVALPSSSKSKGISYHHWSNNQLEIDSNSIPAPTRKDAINPNDISILFVPAIAIDQEGYRLGYGGGYFDRLRQKDLWFSIPSFLVISNNCISKKPLPREKWDMPFNGWISEKGLHQIEATN; this comes from the coding sequence ATGAAAAATTTTTATGATGATATTAAATCAACAAAAAAGAGTTTAAGAAATGAATATAATTTAATCCGTAATTCAAATTCATCTGTAGTATATGAGAAAGTAAAATTAAATGTTAAATCAGCATTAAAAATACTTTTAAATAAATATCATGTTGAAGGAAAATATATAGGAATTTATTGGCCATTAAAAGGTGAAGTGGATATAAGATTTATTAAAGAAATTAATAGTCTAAAAGTTGCTTTACCTTCTAGTTCTAAAAGCAAAGGGATAAGCTATCATCATTGGTCAAACAATCAACTGGAAATAGATTCAAACAGTATTCCTGCACCAACGAGAAAAGATGCCATTAACCCTAATGATATTTCTATCCTATTTGTTCCCGCAATAGCGATAGATCAAGAAGGTTACAGATTAGGTTATGGGGGAGGATACTTTGATCGTCTTCGACAAAAAGATTTGTGGTTTTCAATACCATCATTTCTAGTTATCAGTAATAATTGCATATCTAAAAAACCATTACCTCGAGAAAAATGGGACATGCCATTTAATGGTTGGATTAGTGAAAAAGGTCTACATCAAATTGAAGCAACTAATTAA
- a CDS encoding ABC transporter substrate-binding protein — MLKLNCIKNILKVSSILLILLQLSCSQYKKRENIIVASAGKIESLDPAQANTLRTLQILSALGDTLYKINKEGNLSPSLAKDLPKVSKNGLLIDIPLKENISFHDGSIFNAEAMAFSLNRFRKIGTLNYLLNDKIEDIEVKGKFLLRIKLKKPSSSLASLLTSVNLTPVSPNSYSNYKDSFNNKKFIGTGPYFLESFNSSQQIIKPFKNYWGEKPLNKGINFINYSNSSTLFGAIKTKEVDVLISNSIDDLQRLTLNNMAKKDQLKSGEGEPIEIGYITFKSNKLPLKNKVVRKALSYTIDRELISQQVSFGTREPLRSIVPPQLHKKEFKPWPKYNPNTARSLLKTEGYCGTEILSIPLTFRSNVPADKLLALTWRDQIKRDLSDCLEITLNGIESTTVYKQLSEGAFEAVILDWTGAYPDPEAYLTPLLSCNELNNNSCLKGEAVFSGSFWGDKKLQELLEKSEELEGESRLNNLIKVEKLAAQGVAYLPIWLVNPKAWSLKDISQPEFSKDGLIILKNLERD, encoded by the coding sequence ATGTTAAAACTAAATTGTATAAAAAATATTTTAAAAGTATCAAGTATTTTACTAATACTCTTGCAGTTATCTTGCTCCCAATATAAGAAAAGAGAAAATATTATTGTTGCAAGTGCAGGTAAAATTGAATCCCTTGACCCTGCTCAAGCAAATACACTTAGGACATTACAAATATTAAGCGCTCTTGGAGATACTCTATACAAAATAAATAAGGAAGGGAATCTATCACCAAGCTTAGCTAAAGATTTACCAAAAGTAAGTAAGAATGGTTTGCTAATAGATATTCCACTCAAAGAAAATATTTCTTTTCACGACGGAAGTATTTTCAATGCGGAAGCGATGGCATTTAGTCTTAATCGATTCAGAAAAATTGGAACTTTAAATTATCTATTAAATGACAAAATAGAAGATATTGAAGTCAAAGGAAAATTTCTTTTAAGAATAAAATTAAAAAAACCATCGAGTTCATTAGCAAGTCTTTTAACATCAGTAAATTTGACACCTGTCTCTCCTAATTCATATTCAAACTATAAAGATAGTTTCAATAATAAAAAGTTTATAGGGACAGGACCTTATTTCTTAGAAAGTTTCAACTCAAGTCAACAAATAATAAAGCCATTCAAAAATTATTGGGGAGAAAAACCCCTAAATAAAGGTATTAACTTTATAAATTATAGTAATTCTAGTACTCTTTTTGGAGCTATCAAAACAAAGGAAGTTGACGTCCTGATCTCAAATTCTATAGATGATTTGCAGCGATTAACATTAAATAATATGGCTAAGAAAGATCAACTAAAATCAGGAGAGGGTGAACCAATAGAGATAGGATACATTACATTTAAAAGCAATAAATTACCTTTAAAAAATAAAGTAGTTAGGAAGGCTCTTTCCTACACTATTGATAGAGAATTAATTAGTCAACAAGTAAGTTTCGGAACAAGAGAACCATTAAGATCAATTGTGCCTCCTCAACTACATAAAAAAGAATTTAAGCCATGGCCTAAATATAATCCTAATACTGCAAGATCTTTATTAAAAACAGAAGGCTACTGTGGAACAGAAATTCTTTCTATTCCATTAACATTTAGATCTAATGTACCTGCAGATAAATTACTTGCCCTTACTTGGAGAGATCAAATCAAAAGAGATTTATCTGATTGTTTAGAAATAACTTTAAATGGAATTGAGTCAACCACAGTTTACAAACAACTTTCCGAAGGGGCTTTTGAAGCGGTTATATTAGATTGGACTGGGGCATATCCTGACCCAGAAGCATATTTAACTCCCTTACTAAGTTGTAATGAACTAAATAATAATTCTTGCCTCAAGGGTGAAGCTGTATTCAGTGGTAGTTTTTGGGGTGATAAAAAATTACAAGAACTCTTGGAGAAAAGTGAAGAACTAGAGGGAGAAAGCAGACTCAATAATTTGATAAAAGTTGAAAAACTTGCAGCACAAGGAGTTGCCTACTTACCAATTTGGCTCGTTAATCCTAAAGCTTGGTCTCTAAAAGATATAAGCCAACCAGAATTTTCAAAAGATGGATTAATTATCCTGAAAAACTTAGAAAGAGACTAG
- the petG gene encoding cytochrome b6-f complex subunit V produces the protein MIEPLLCGIVLGLVPITLLGLFVSAWNQYRRSSSMPDWE, from the coding sequence ATGATTGAGCCTCTGCTATGTGGGATTGTTCTTGGACTAGTTCCCATAACATTATTAGGCCTTTTTGTTAGTGCATGGAATCAGTACCGTCGGAGCAGTTCTATGCCTGATTGGGAATAA